The DNA window GGAGAACCTTCCAGACCTCGTTGAAATAACCTGAGAATTCCGGATCGTTTCTCCGTTCAAGAGGACTTAAATCCGGAGTGGAAAACGGGGTTGGCAGAATTCCTTTAATCCTTCCGGGCCGCTTTGAGAGAATGACAATGCGGTCGGCAACACTGACGGCCTCCGACAGATCATGGGTGATCAGGATGGCTGTCTTACCTCTTCCCCTGATAATCGTGCTGATATCATCGCAGACGGAGAGGCGTGTCTGATAATCCAGTGCAGAAAAAGGCTCATCGAGGAGAAGAATATCGGGTTCCAGGGCCAGGGTCCGTATGAGGGCGGCACGCTGCCGCATTCCACCCGACAGTTCGGATGGACGGGCATTTTCAAAGCTGCCGAGTCCATAGGAAGTCATCAGCTCCTGAAGGTTGTTTTTGTGGCGTTCGTCCATCTTGTGCTGAATTTCCAATCCAAGGGAGGCATTGGAGAGAATCGTGCGCCATTCAAACAGGTGATCCTTCTGGAGCATATAGCCGATCCTCACCTTGCTCTCGGAGAGAGGGATTCCGTCTATGAGAATTTTACCCTCGTCCGGTTTGAGAAGCCCGCTGAAAAGGGACAGGAGAGTGGACTTGCCGCAGCCGGACGGTCCGACAATGGCAATAAACTCTCCGGTGCTTACGGTAAACGATATATTAGAAAGAGCCTGAGTTTCCCCATCCATCGAATGGTAGGAATAACAAAGGCCTGAAACTTCCAGTTTTGGAATCATGTAACACCTCTTAAATATACTGGCTTTAGTTTAAGATATGTGGATTTTACAGGGACGTGAGGCCATGAAGGGGGAATCATGATGATTTTTGGTTGCCGTTGAACCTCGTGTGTAGTAAAATAATTACCAGAAATACAGGCCGGTTCTTACACGGCTCTGTAAAGATACGGCCGGAGCCGGGAAAAGAGGCGTTACGTGGCAGTGACGGAGAAGAAATCAGGCAGCACGCCGGAGAAAACAGACAGGAAACAGGATTTTACGCAGGGCAACATTGTGAGGCAGATTGTGGCGTTCACGCTGCCGTTAATCGCATCCAGCCTCCTGCAGGCCCTTTATAATATGGTAGATATGGTGATTGCAGGCCGTTTTGCAGGTCCTTCCGCCATTTCAGCCATCAACAATTCCAGCCAGATTCTGGTGATCATTACGAAGATTGCCATCGGAATCACCACCGGCGGAAGTGTGCTGATTGGGCAGTTTTATGGAGGTAAAGACAGTAAGAGCAGGGAGGAGGCGACCGGGACGCTTGTATCCCTCTCGGCCATACTGGGCGTTGCCTTCTCTCTGATTCTGTATGCCATGTCCGGGGAAATATTAAGGCTCCTCCAGGCTCCCGCTTACGATGAGGCGCTGGTCTATCTGAGAATCTGTGCCG is part of the [Clostridium] symbiosum genome and encodes:
- a CDS encoding ABC transporter ATP-binding protein; its protein translation is MIPKLEVSGLCYSYHSMDGETQALSNISFTVSTGEFIAIVGPSGCGKSTLLSLFSGLLKPDEGKILIDGIPLSESKVRIGYMLQKDHLFEWRTILSNASLGLEIQHKMDERHKNNLQELMTSYGLGSFENARPSELSGGMRQRAALIRTLALEPDILLLDEPFSALDYQTRLSVCDDISTIIRGRGKTAILITHDLSEAVSVADRIVILSKRPGRIKGILPTPFSTPDLSPLERRNDPEFSGYFNEVWKVLQN